tatccgattgatataTACTGTAAGTGGTCACCCTTCTGTCGTGTCGTGCCCTGTAAAAGGCATTGGTCGTTTAtgtttaaattttaaaatcaaattcAAAGATAAAGTAGCCTTTTCACTATATACTTCGCTAACGATCCCAAATTTTGTCAACTCGCCTTCAGTAGCAAACAATATCTCATTCGATAAAgtctaaaaaaaaattattcaaCAAAATGCAAAGAAATTTGTTACTTTCCTTGCGCGTAAGTAAATTGAATATACAATTTGGGAATTGTTAAATATTTCAAATTTGTATTCTAACAGCCGTTGCTCCGGCGGTCCCAAGTGCTGTCTCCGCTGCATGCGACCCCGTGGCTGGTTGCGACCCCGCAGGTGTTTGCGACCCCGCGGCTGTTTCAAACTGGTTCCCTGATGCAGGCTCAGAAGAAAATCAAGGGCAAGCTCTCGCCGAAGATAGCCAAGCTGCAGAGGCAATTTCAGGAGAACAATGGAAAGCCGGTGTTCCTCAAGGGCGGACCCATGGACAACATTCTATATAGGCTGACTTGGGTCCTAGCCTTCATAGGCATCTTGGGCGATGTCTGGCTTTGGCTTggatatataatatataattaaCGTATATAAACGAGTTACacatacagatacacacaAAACAAATAGTCAACACAAGTACCGCGACACTTAATTCAACCTTTTCTGCACCACATCCCTCCCAAATTCAACATGTAACACTAAATCATACAAAATCGTCGTGTTTTCTGCGCCACATCCCTCCCCAAAAGTAACATGTGACATTAAATCAAAAGAAATATTCCCGTTTTCTGCTGCTATTATTCCCGGCTAGAATAAACAAATTGGGTTTCGATAACAACTTTTTTTCTTTCCGCCGCTTGTCGATAGAGCATTCGATAGGCGTGCAGATGGTTGTGGCGGCGCCAGTGAGATGTAGGCTTACATGTAGAATTCCAGTAAAATATGTGTCAAATTGACATTTGAGAATTGAAATGTTTTTTTGCcgtttatttttaatttttcatttccGATCCTATGGTACTTTAAAAATATAATGTGATGAGGGTTTTCTTTCTTTTAGAAAACTCCTCTGCAGTCAGTTTGGTAATATGATTTAAGACATTCCTTTAGCGAGCATATGCATGTTTATTTCTCTTCCTTCCGCTTCGTTGCCCCTACTCTTTCTTGGCAGTGCCCATGGCCAAGTGTGGGTCTTAAGACCACTCGCTGGCCGCACTCTACAGCAAAACCTAATTAACTCATTTAGACCCGTCTCGTAAAAACATTTATATTTTTTCTGCTTTGCCACTTTACGCATTTGCCAAACGAGAAAGAAGAAACACCGAAAAAGACGGACAATGAGGGCTTCGGCTTTGGAGCTTCTCCATGGCCAGAAAGAAGATGAGCTGGGCTCTGGCCATGCAAAATCGTGGCATAATTACTGTGGCCAAATGAGCAAGCAGCCGGCGGTTCGATTTTCGATAGATTCATTCATTCCCCCCGCTGGCTGCACATTTGAACTTTTACTTTTGACTGCCGGCTGCTGCCGATGGCGCCTTGAGAATGAATGGGGCATCTAAGTGGCGGCCACATGGCGAGTGGATCACAGTCTAGTGGCTATGTCCGTCTGCGAGTATCTGGAGGTGTTGCAACAGCAAGGCCCCCGAATTGAACAGCTGAGGAGCTTTGCATAAGCTGAGCAAATGGTTAGCACCCCGAAAGGCTAAAGTTGGCTCTTGGCTCGCAGAACtgcagcacagcacagcacccAGGCCCAGACCCATCCTGTCCCGCACCCATGTATGGACATGTTTCTCTTTTTAGGCGGAAAACAAACTCAACTCAGACACTGCCACCGTCATCGACACCACACCGCCAACGACCGGTCACCAACTCCCACAGCTCCCCCCCAGCTCCAGACTTTGGCGAAAAACGTGTCGCGGCAATTTCCCATTCAATTGCAGCTTTTCCATGTTGCATCTTTTCTTGTGTCTCGTTTCGGTTTTTGCCTAGTTTTTCGGTTCGCATTGCATATGCATTGCAATTtctccgccgccgccgcctccggCACCGTCGTCGTCCGTCTACTCATCTGCCCGAATGCCGCTGGATGGTGCATGGTTGGTCTCGGTCTCCGCGCTTGACTTACATAAAGCTAGGAGCACACGCTGCCGTTGGACACACACCAAAAACTTGTTTTGTCTTTTTCGAGGAAACGACAGAAGCGTCACTTGGCCCATGATGGCGAGACATCCAGAGGAGTGGAGGTGCAGAGGGAAAGGTGGCCCATAGGAGACGGTGCCTCCGATGATCATCAGCTTTCGGCtcagctgtggctgtggctgtggataTGTCTGcggatgacgatgacgatgaggtTATTGCTTTGACTATTGCTACTGCCAGTGACTCCAGCTGCTGGGGAAGCGGGGGACTCTTCTGCGTTGGCGCCTTATGTAACTTGGATATGTGAGGGGGGAGCGATGGCCAGCCTATGTACGCGTATGCCCTGGGTACCAAACATTTTGCGCACTCATCTTCATCCCCAGCCAGCAATTACACTTTTGTCATACTCTCGGATTCTGTCTGTCATCAATAGGCTTGAAAAGTCAGTTTTTTTTGTCCCCTCCTTATACACATCTTTGAAAAATGGCCTCCTCTTTAACATTAATCATATGCCTGGAATCTTCTTGTGCGCATCTCTGCCACAGCTGCTGCGCAGAGGTTTCGGTGTCGATTAGCATGTTCAAATGGACAACGATGCATGCACCTGAAGATATCAGAAACTGCAACTGCTGCGAAAAAGAAGGCTGAATGGAGTCGTCTCTAATGTTGCGTATACGCCAGCTATTAAACATGTCGCCGTGATGCGACGAGATGGAGCCCAAGGATAATCGAGACAAAATCAAATCCAAGCCACATCTAGTCAcaatgtttttttttactaaAATATCGCTCAAATTCGCAATATTTGGCAATTGCAATGGATTCAGGGCGTTGTCTGCCACATTCGAATCgattttaatttgaaaatTTATGCGCGTCTGCCCGGCAAATGTCTATTGCCAGCTTTTGCTAGTGCTCTCTGGCTCTGCCCGAGTCGGCCCAATTATAGTGTCATAACAATTACGCACGAATAATGAGTTTCTGTTTGAGCCAAAGCTGGGAAAACAGAAAATAGCAACCACCGCCACAGCCAAATCATTGCTGTCTGGTGTCTggtgtctgctgtctgctatCCGGCGCTGACCTAGTAGACGACGTGTTAATGATGGATTTGTTGAGATATGCCTTCGAGTATAATAAAGAGGTTGAGGTTCATTAAAGTTGCAAAAAGCGTGTAAAAATAGACGCAGAAGCGAATCGAGTGATGGGTTCAGTGTAAACATCTATAGTTTAGACATGGGGGGAGTGCATCCCTGAACCTGTCTTCGAATGCGACCTTACAACTGTTACTCCAATTACATGGCAGAAAGTAAAGACCGACAAAATAAAAAGTGAATTACGACATCAGCTGGGAGGGAGAGACCTTcatcttcgtcttcgtcttaAGACAGGCCACAATAAACCAAATTAACGGCTCGAATGACAGTCCCggacagtggcagtggcagcccCAGCGCCACAGCTGATCAAAACAGACCAAGACTCGAAAATGATTTAGCGTctgcgtctgctgctgctgcttttgagTGTTAAGTGTTGACTTTCATCtcattgttgcccccaactcTAATTGCAGATCGCGCCCCGGCCACGCAACGAAGCACGCCGCAAAGTCCTTCACTTTGGAGCATGAATGCTGTTTCAAGGGGCTAACGCGCCCTTAGCCAATGCTCCAGAGGAGGATTTGGTTACAGCTCCGCGAAAGTACTCGTATGTACGGAAAGAGGGGAGGGAGATGCGATGGTAGATAAACCTCATTTACTTGAATTTACTGCCAGTTTGATTCAGTTTCATTTTATGGTAGTTTTGTCTTTCGGAGAGTTGAGGGCCTCGCTTCTTACATGCCATCCCTCAGACGGCCTACAGGTGCATCTGCTGACATAATGGATCCGCATGGAGACTTCTTTCACTTCTGCAAGAATTCACAGATTTCTGGTTTCATTTGGAGGTCAGATCGGTTTCATAATCATCCGCTTCGCTCCCTTTTGTGACTCACGCAATGCGAGTGCGAACGTGAAATGGAAACGAAAATTGGCATTTGTTTGAGGTCTTTAAACTTCTTTTTGTAGCAGATCTGGCTTTGATGGCTAAGCCTCACACTGTCTCTCTGTatgtaaatgtaaatttaattTAGCTCCTTGGGAAACATTAATTATATGCCCTGTGCCGTCGTGCCAGAGCCCTACTGCTCCACTTGAAGATTATACGTATTATACACCCATCTTCTCTTTCTTTGTCTTTCCCAGTCGCAGTCCATTTCGTAATCGTTGAGCTGAAGCGACGGGGCGATGGGGCGGTGGAGATGGGGATGTGGATGTATTGTACGATGCACAAGCATCCTCCACACTTTTCTTTCGGGAGTTGGAAGACAATTGCATTCGTAATTTGAATTGCCATAGGGCAACGGGAAATCTGAAATGATGTTTCGTCATGGGAACCGAAGGAGCGCCGCCGTCCTTTATTgcaaaatatttataatttaacCACTGTGAGACTGGGCATGGGTCCTGCTGGATGCCTCGTCTGTCAGGTTATTTACCCTACAGATTAATCGCGTTGGGAAAAATCACTTCCTGGTCCAGGGGCTATGTCGCAAGTCAACCCGACGATGTCGACGATGTCTCGATGTTTGGCCGGGAAAAGCGAATCGAAGGAAAAGTGCCAAAGAAAATTTCAAATACCAAAATCGTTAGCgacattttattttattttgttttatttttgtttcagctttttgtatttttgccatttggaaatttttgttttattgtgAGAAACACAGCAACAAATGCATCGGAGCACTGGGCAGTGGGGACtgaggagctgctgctgggagAAGAagatggagttggagttggccAAGGCGCCGTCGTCTTCTGCCCCAAAACGAGTTGAAGATGAAGGTACCGTGCCCCCCactagtgtgtgtgtgtgtgtgtgtgtgtgtgtctgtgtgcgaGTGTCGGCGATAATGATGTTGCCGAAGATAGCGAAACGAAAACCCCAAGCGAAGAAAACGACGaaaacgacgacgacgaccacgACGATGGGTATAAAGAGGGCCCGTCCGGGCATTCGAGATGCATTCAGTCGCTGGTTCCCCACTCGAAAGCAACTAAATTTACTTTATCATTTTACTTCACTTCtctcccccacacacacaaaactcGTGGCTATGAACTCCTTCTCAGTGGTAAGTAGGATGACCAGAGGACCGACCAAGCGGATTGTGGAACAATTGGATTACCATTACCATCATTACCTTGCATTGCAGTTCTTAGTGTTCGCCCTAGCTGCGCTGGCCGCTGCGGAGCCCCCATCGGGCTACAACTATCCCCGTggaggcggtggcggtggcggcggctcCTCGTTTGGCGGTTCCTCAtttggcggcggcggctctTCTtttggcggcggcggcggtggtggcggcggcggcttcCAGGCCGTCAGCGGTGGCTTCCAGACATCCGAGGGCCAGAATGTTGATCCCGCGCTGTTGGAGCAGGTCCGCCAGATCCTGCTGAATGAGGAGAGCAAGCAGGGAGGCGGCGGTGGAGGTGGTggaggtggtggtggtggcggtggctACCCAAGCGGTCCGTCGAGCAGCTACGGAGCTCCTCCCTCGAGCAGCTACGGTGCGCCCGGCggaggtggtggtggtggtcgTGTGGTCGGCATCGATCTTGAAGGCGTCCGTCAGGCCATCCAGGTTGCCCAGTTCGCCCAGCAGAGCACCCAGCagggcggcggcggtggtggtggcggtggtTACCCAAGCGGCCCCCCATCCGGATCATATGGCGCACCCTCGAGGCCCGGCGGCAGCTATGGCGCGCCCTTCTAAAACCAGAGGACTCTCAGATCAAAAATCAAATTGCGCTGCCAAAAATGAATACCGACGGAATGGACGACATTTAACCGACTACGACGACGATACCGCAACCAATCCCGACACGACACCAACCAGCATCAAACaacaacatgaacagcaatTGGAATCAACATGATACTCGTATGTGGGTATCCTGGAACCTGGAACACATAGTTCGACTAGTGATGTGGATGATCCCGATCCAAGTATCTAACCCCCAACCCTCAGCGACTGTAATTCTCTAGCCCTGTCTCTCCTACCCCATCCAAAATCCGATTTCGGATCGAACCAACCCTCAATGAAACTTCGACTCGAAACGGTTTCGTTTTCACCTTTCTTTTTGGAACCTTTGTAAATAGTTTTCTCACtacacacaaaacacacaaaaaaaaactcaagaaaaaagCTGAAAACGAACatgaaaacaacaacaaccattaCAACACCATCAACACCCCAGACAGTGTTATAACGCATTATTAGTTTGTaagtgtttttattttatatgaAACAAAcaaagaaacaacaaaaaaagtatgaaaataataaaaaaaatagtaAATTTTGTCACCGTTAAAATTTTGATCTTTTTACTTTTTTTGGATTTTTTAGACAGAAGATTCTTTTAGAAAgagcagttttttttttacagttTCCTACTCCAAAAACTCAAGAATTCTTTAGAAATCATCATTAGCTTTGTCGTGATAACCATAAAGAATTACAAATGTCGCCATTTACTATCGTACAGGTTTGAAAACTTGAAGATATCGCATTATAAAAAACAATATTACATAGACCAATTCCAATTAAACTCGTTTTTGGGGCCATGCCATCGATTCACTCGCATTGGATTCAAAATATCAATTCGAGTTGTCACTGGCCTTACGTGAGATATCGTACATGAAATACCAACAAGCATCTTCAAAAATCCTTTCACTTTTCAATTCGACAGCCACCCCTCCTCCGGCACTGCCGCACAGCCGCACTTGTGGAGCACGCTCATCATCAATGCCCGTCGTGCAAGTGCTCGACGTGGAGATGGGGCCTGAGAGGCGCTCATTACGCGAAGATTGCGACAGATGCAGTCGAGAGACTGGGTCAAAATGCAGCCCAGGAGGAGGGGTAGGGGGAACGTGGACAGCTATTGGATGGGGTCGTCGACGGACATCAACTATTACCATCCAAAAATGAAGTTGGAGTCTGAAGCCACTTTACCCACATTCAACATCATTAACATTTCCCAATTGAATGCGTGCCGCGGTGGCCTGGCCATCTATGGCCATCTTTGGCGCTGGACGCTGGTAGTGCATCCGAAAACGAGGCTCAGGCGGACGAGCAGCAAATGGAGTGTGCAACTGCAACGGATGTAACAGTAGCTGAAACTAAGCGGCTGCGACTTCCAACAATGTGTTGTGGAATGCAAAGATTACGGCATATGAAAGAGCCACCACAAACACAAAATTACAGAGTGTCTATTTATCTCATGATGTCGTTTGTAGCGCAACAGAGCtattttttataaaaaaaaattatacaaTACATTCAACTTATCTTTTTATTTGGACCTAGTGCTTATAGGGCAATAAGTTATGCAACCTTCTAAGTAAAACACCAGGATTAATATAATAATTTGGAATGTTTTCAAACCCAGAATTGTTTAGGTTACATTGCTCTTTTCAGTCATTTTCTTAAAAACTGGATTGTTATTAAAAATCTATACACTGAAAGAAACACTGGTAtagagcaaaaaaaaaaagaacccaaaattaaattaaatattcggATTTTCAATAAAAAAGTGAAATAAAATAGAATTCACAAATATAAATGTATAAAAAGCCTTTTtgatataaatataaaatactttaaaatatatatattatatttcaTATACAATTACATATATAAAAAACCATTTTAATATTTCCAATTATATTTTGGGGAAAATATTAAAATCTAAGTGTAACTATTAGGGGCTCAGGGCTTTTTTCTCTGTCTATTAGC
This region of Drosophila miranda strain MSH22 chromosome 2, D.miranda_PacBio2.1, whole genome shotgun sequence genomic DNA includes:
- the LOC108157149 gene encoding putative glycine-rich cell wall structural protein 1 produces the protein MNSFSVFLVFALAALAAAEPPSGYNYPRGGGGGGGGSSFGGSSFGGGGSSFGGGGGGGGGGFQAVSGGFQTSEGQNVDPALLEQVRQILLNEESKQGGGGGGGGGGGGGGGYPSGPSSSYGAPPSSSYGAPGGGGGGGRVVGIDLEGVRQAIQVAQFAQQSTQQGGGGGGGGGYPSGPPSGSYGAPSRPGGSYGAPF
- the LOC117187116 gene encoding cytochrome c oxidase subunit 7A-related protein, mitochondrial-like, encoding MQRNLLLSLRPLLRRSQVLSPLHATPWLVATPQVFATPRLFQTGSLMQAQKKIKGKLSPKIAKLQRQFQENNGKPVFLKGGPMDNILYRLTWVLAFIGILGDVWLWLGYIIYN